In Streptomyces sp. NBC_00704, a genomic segment contains:
- a CDS encoding GNAT family N-acetyltransferase, which translates to MEIRSTTDQDLDVFVDTLHAAFGRFPETPTGDGGLWWSAIEMDRGLLALTGDGRPVGTACAYTFELTLPGETLAPCAGVSAVGVLPTHRRRGVLSAMMRHQLAELRARGEFLSVLLASEALIYRRFGYGPATYTQRLTVPRRQGALAVPPVGRADGGAVELMRRSACVDVLEDVYDRYRRAQPGALSRPHRWWAVGAGQPPVSPAARHVAVHRDADGVPDGYASYALDDSETLTVDETVALDDAVFTELVRFVLGHDLVTEVVLKHFPPGHPLRWQFADFRAGRVSGDTDWLWVRLLDVPRALTARGWFADGELVLDVDDPFLGERGRYLLTVRDGKAECVPTDRDPDLSLDVSDLGSVYLGGTAPGTLVRAGRIRAHRPGAAALADALFRSDRSPHCLHWF; encoded by the coding sequence ATGGAGATACGTTCCACGACCGACCAGGACCTCGACGTCTTCGTCGACACGCTCCATGCCGCGTTCGGGCGGTTCCCGGAGACCCCGACCGGTGACGGCGGGCTCTGGTGGTCGGCGATCGAGATGGACCGCGGGCTGCTCGCCCTCACCGGGGACGGCCGCCCCGTGGGCACCGCCTGCGCGTACACCTTCGAACTCACCCTCCCCGGCGAGACCCTCGCCCCCTGCGCCGGGGTGAGCGCCGTGGGCGTCCTGCCCACGCACCGTCGCCGTGGCGTGCTCAGCGCCATGATGCGCCATCAGCTCGCCGAGCTGCGGGCGCGCGGGGAGTTCCTCTCCGTGCTGCTGGCCTCCGAGGCCCTGATCTACCGCAGGTTCGGCTACGGCCCGGCGACCTACACCCAGCGGCTGACGGTGCCGCGCCGGCAGGGCGCCCTCGCCGTACCGCCGGTGGGCCGGGCGGACGGCGGCGCCGTCGAACTGATGCGGCGGTCCGCGTGCGTCGACGTCCTGGAAGACGTCTACGACCGGTACCGCCGCGCCCAGCCCGGCGCGCTGTCCCGGCCGCACCGCTGGTGGGCCGTGGGCGCGGGGCAGCCGCCGGTCTCCCCGGCGGCGCGCCACGTCGCCGTCCACCGCGACGCCGACGGCGTCCCCGACGGGTACGCCTCCTACGCGCTCGACGACTCCGAGACCCTCACCGTCGACGAGACCGTCGCCCTCGACGACGCCGTGTTCACCGAGCTGGTCCGGTTCGTCCTCGGGCACGACCTGGTCACCGAGGTGGTGCTCAAGCACTTTCCGCCCGGTCATCCGCTGCGCTGGCAGTTCGCGGACTTCCGTGCGGGCCGGGTGAGCGGCGACACCGACTGGCTCTGGGTGCGGCTGCTGGACGTCCCGCGCGCGCTGACCGCGCGCGGCTGGTTCGCGGACGGCGAACTGGTTCTCGACGTCGACGACCCGTTCCTGGGCGAGCGCGGCCGTTACCTGCTGACGGTCCGCGACGGCAAGGCCGAGTGCGTCCCCACCGACCGCGACCCCGACCTGTCGCTCGATGTGAGCGACCTGGGCTCGGTCTACCTCGGCGGCACCGCCCCGGGCACGCTCGTGCGCGCCGGGCGGATCCGGGCCCACCGCCCGGGCGCGGCCGCCCTCGCCGACGCCCTGTTCCGCTCCGACCGCTCCCCGCACTGTCTGCACTGGTTCTGA
- a CDS encoding pyridoxal phosphate-dependent aminotransferase translates to MSTPRISRRARAVAPFYAMEFGKQAAALRARGHDVVRLSLGEPDFGAPPAVLSAMREAMDGRPMAYTEALGLPALRRAISGFYGGRHGVEVDPARIVVTAGASAALVLTAAALVDPGDEVLIGDPSYPCNRQIMESFGARVTLVPATAGSRFQLDAASVRASWTEHTRGVMVATPSNPTGTSVPAGELAAICDIARERDAWRLVDEIYLDLADHDAAGRPPRSALSTDPDAVVVNSFSKYFGMTGWRLGWCVVPEALVPVMERLAQNYFLCASAPAQHAALACFTAESLAVCEARRAEFAQRRALVLDGLARIGLPVPVPPDGAFYVYFDVAGTGLTSWEFCERALQEAHVALTPGRDFGVHSAQTHVRLSYAASADDLREGLARLGEFVAGLR, encoded by the coding sequence ATGAGCACTCCACGGATCTCCCGACGGGCCCGGGCCGTCGCCCCGTTCTACGCCATGGAGTTCGGCAAGCAGGCCGCCGCTCTGCGGGCGCGGGGGCACGACGTCGTCAGACTCAGCCTCGGCGAGCCCGACTTCGGCGCGCCGCCGGCCGTGCTGAGCGCGATGCGCGAGGCCATGGACGGACGGCCCATGGCCTACACCGAGGCCCTCGGGCTGCCCGCGCTGCGCCGGGCGATCTCCGGGTTCTACGGGGGGCGGCACGGGGTCGAGGTCGATCCGGCCCGGATCGTCGTGACGGCGGGGGCGTCGGCCGCGCTGGTGCTGACCGCCGCCGCGCTGGTCGATCCCGGCGACGAGGTGCTCATCGGTGATCCGTCGTACCCGTGCAACCGGCAGATCATGGAGAGCTTCGGCGCCCGCGTCACCCTGGTGCCCGCGACCGCCGGGAGCCGGTTCCAGCTGGACGCCGCCTCGGTGCGGGCGAGCTGGACGGAGCACACGCGCGGCGTCATGGTCGCCACCCCGTCCAACCCCACGGGCACCTCGGTTCCGGCCGGTGAACTCGCCGCGATCTGCGACATCGCCCGGGAGCGCGACGCCTGGCGCCTCGTCGACGAGATCTACCTGGACCTCGCCGACCACGACGCCGCGGGCCGGCCGCCGCGCAGCGCCCTGTCGACGGACCCGGACGCCGTCGTCGTCAACAGCTTCTCGAAGTACTTCGGCATGACGGGCTGGCGGCTGGGCTGGTGCGTCGTCCCCGAGGCGCTCGTGCCGGTGATGGAGCGGCTGGCGCAGAACTACTTCCTCTGCGCGTCCGCGCCCGCCCAGCATGCCGCTCTGGCCTGTTTCACCGCGGAGTCCCTGGCGGTGTGCGAGGCCCGCCGCGCCGAGTTCGCACAGCGCAGGGCGCTCGTCCTGGACGGCCTGGCGCGGATCGGCCTGCCGGTTCCCGTCCCGCCCGACGGCGCCTTCTACGTCTACTTCGACGTCGCCGGCACCGGGCTCACCTCGTGGGAGTTCTGCGAGCGGGCCCTTCAGGAGGCGCATGTCGCCCTGACCCCGGGCCGGGATTTCGGCGTGCACTCGGCGCAGACGCACGTCCGCCTGTCGTACGCGGCGTCGGCGGACGACCTGCGCGAAGGGCTCGCCCGGCTGGGGGAGTTCGTGGCCGGACTCCGGTAG
- a CDS encoding SGNH/GDSL hydrolase family protein, with translation MQRGTGTGRPAVRRRHGVTLLAALGGCALVAASATPVAAHGPGGGARYTALGDSYTSGPFIPRQVDVGCARSDHNYPSLVAARLRATTFKDVSCGGATTENMWKPQGANGPQLDAVNRRSDLVTVQIGGNDIGFGSIIATCAQVAAQDPAGDPCRRHYSVSGVDQLSVTIAKTAPKIARVLRAVHERAPRARVVLVGYPDLLPDDGSGCAPSVPFAARDFPYLRDTGKHLNLMLRLVALLNRAEYVDTYGPTVGHDMCTSPAVRWIEPLQPASPAAPAHPNAKGEAAMADAVWQRLTHGRGGR, from the coding sequence ATGCAACGCGGAACAGGAACGGGAAGACCGGCGGTCCGTCGCCGGCACGGCGTCACCTTGCTGGCAGCGCTGGGGGGTTGCGCCCTCGTGGCCGCCTCGGCGACGCCGGTCGCCGCGCACGGGCCGGGCGGCGGGGCGCGCTACACGGCACTCGGGGACTCCTACACCTCCGGCCCCTTCATCCCCCGCCAGGTGGACGTAGGTTGCGCCCGGTCCGACCACAACTACCCTTCCCTCGTGGCCGCCCGGCTTCGCGCCACCACGTTCAAGGACGTCAGCTGCGGCGGGGCGACCACCGAGAACATGTGGAAGCCGCAGGGCGCCAACGGGCCCCAACTGGACGCGGTGAACCGCCGCAGCGACCTGGTCACGGTGCAGATCGGCGGGAACGACATCGGCTTCGGCTCCATCATCGCCACCTGCGCGCAGGTGGCCGCGCAGGACCCGGCCGGGGATCCGTGCCGTCGTCACTACAGCGTCTCGGGCGTCGACCAGCTCAGCGTGACGATCGCGAAGACCGCGCCGAAGATCGCGCGGGTCCTGCGGGCCGTGCACGAGCGCGCCCCCCGGGCCCGGGTCGTCCTGGTCGGCTACCCGGACCTGCTGCCGGACGACGGCAGCGGCTGCGCGCCGTCGGTGCCGTTCGCGGCGCGCGACTTCCCCTACCTGCGCGACACCGGCAAGCACCTCAACCTGATGCTCCGTCTGGTGGCCCTGCTGAACCGCGCGGAGTACGTCGACACCTACGGCCCCACCGTCGGCCACGACATGTGCACGTCTCCCGCGGTCCGGTGGATCGAGCCGCTTCAGCCCGCCTCCCCCGCCGCCCCCGCGCACCCCAACGCCAAGGGCGAGGCGGCGATGGCGGACGCGGTGTGGCAGCGCCTGACCCACGGGCGAGGCGGTCGCTGA
- a CDS encoding DMT family transporter: protein MTVLALFFAVLGAASNAVGTAFQRKAASTVPEGGGLRLLRALVRRPAWSLGIAGVIGAAVFQALALVNGPMALVQPVFILELPFALLVAAPLMHRRLSPEAWRAVAAAVAGLALLLASAAPHGTRQQAAMERWVPVLALTLGAMAAAVALTRSSGPLLRAAALGSAAAIGNALTAALMKSSTGRLADDGLPAFLTAWQTYGFALTGVAALLLLENALQAGPLTASQPALTIGDATVSLLLGVVLFEEEIRSGWWLLPEALGVLLILWGVLRLTRVVPHLSDVVR from the coding sequence ATGACCGTGCTCGCGCTGTTCTTCGCCGTCCTCGGGGCCGCCAGCAACGCGGTGGGCACGGCGTTCCAGCGCAAGGCCGCCTCCACCGTTCCCGAGGGCGGCGGTCTGCGGCTGCTGCGTGCCCTCGTGCGGCGTCCCGCCTGGTCACTCGGCATCGCCGGCGTCATCGGCGCCGCGGTGTTCCAGGCGCTCGCCCTCGTCAACGGGCCCATGGCCCTCGTGCAGCCCGTGTTCATCCTGGAACTGCCGTTCGCCCTGCTGGTGGCCGCGCCCCTGATGCACCGCCGGCTGTCGCCCGAGGCCTGGCGGGCGGTCGCGGCGGCGGTGGCGGGGCTCGCCCTGCTGCTGGCCTCGGCCGCCCCGCACGGCACACGGCAGCAGGCGGCCATGGAGCGGTGGGTCCCGGTCCTGGCGCTCACCCTGGGCGCGATGGCCGCGGCGGTCGCCCTCACCCGGTCCTCCGGGCCGCTCCTGCGGGCCGCCGCGCTCGGCTCGGCCGCGGCGATCGGCAACGCGCTGACCGCCGCCCTCATGAAGTCGTCCACCGGACGCCTCGCCGACGACGGGCTGCCCGCCTTCCTCACCGCCTGGCAGACCTACGGGTTCGCCCTCACCGGCGTGGCGGCGCTCCTGCTGCTGGAGAACGCTCTCCAGGCCGGTCCCCTCACCGCCTCGCAGCCGGCGCTGACCATCGGCGACGCCACGGTCAGCCTCCTGCTGGGCGTCGTCCTGTTCGAGGAGGAGATCCGCTCGGGCTGGTGGCTGCTGCCCGAGGCGCTCGGCGTGCTCCTCATCCTGTGGGGCGTGCTGCGGCTGACCCGCGTGGTGCCCCACCTGTCCGACGTCGTCCGCTGA
- the ppk2 gene encoding polyphosphate kinase 2, protein MAGKKAATLPRKRYEKELLRLQTELVKLQEWVRASGTRLVIVFEGRDAAGKGGTIKRVAEHLNPRVARIAALPKPTERERTQWYFQRYVEHLPAAGEIVLFDRSWYNRAGVEHVMGFCTKEEHQLFLRQCPLFERMLVEDGVLLRKYWFSVSDTEQQDRFRRRLEDPLRRWKLSPMDLESITHWEAYSRAKDEMMVHTDISEAPWYVVESDDKRRARLNMIAHLLSSVPYREVPPPVLELPERPASTGYERPPRDLRTYVPDHAASL, encoded by the coding sequence ATGGCCGGCAAGAAGGCGGCGACACTGCCGCGCAAGCGGTACGAGAAGGAACTGCTGCGGCTCCAGACGGAGTTGGTGAAGCTTCAGGAGTGGGTGCGGGCGTCGGGCACCCGGCTGGTGATCGTGTTCGAGGGACGGGACGCGGCCGGCAAGGGCGGCACCATCAAGCGGGTGGCCGAACACCTCAACCCCCGCGTGGCGCGCATCGCGGCGCTGCCGAAGCCGACCGAACGCGAGCGCACCCAGTGGTACTTCCAGCGGTACGTCGAGCATCTGCCCGCGGCCGGTGAGATCGTGCTCTTCGACCGGTCCTGGTACAACCGGGCCGGCGTCGAGCACGTGATGGGCTTCTGCACGAAGGAGGAGCACCAGCTCTTCCTGCGCCAGTGCCCCCTCTTCGAACGGATGCTGGTCGAGGACGGGGTGCTGCTGCGCAAGTACTGGTTCTCGGTGAGCGACACCGAGCAGCAGGACCGCTTCCGGCGCAGGCTGGAGGACCCGCTGCGGCGCTGGAAGCTCTCGCCGATGGACCTGGAGTCGATCACGCACTGGGAGGCGTACTCCCGGGCCAAGGACGAGATGATGGTGCACACCGACATCTCCGAGGCGCCCTGGTACGTCGTGGAGAGCGACGACAAGCGGCGGGCGCGGCTGAACATGATCGCCCATCTGCTGTCGTCCGTGCCGTACCGCGAGGTGCCGCCGCCGGTGCTGGAACTGCCGGAGCGCCCGGCGTCGACCGGCTACGAGCGGCCGCCCAGGGACCTGCGGACGTACGTCCCCGACCACGCGGCGAGCCTGTGA
- a CDS encoding FAD-binding oxidoreductase, whose translation MGGDNGAALEGLREKLRGPVLAPGDAGYDDARIVYNAMIDRRPAAVARCVDVGDVRATLAYAQETGTDLAVRGGGHSGPGLCVIEDGLTLDLSPMRWVRVDPEARTAQVGGGTRLGDLDHAAHAFGLGVPAGIMSTTGVGGLTLGGGHGHLTRRHGLTVDSLLSADVVLADGSFVTASEKEHPDLFWALRGGGGNFGVVTAFTFRLHPVDTVGAGVTLWPVDRTAEVLRWYREFLPAAPDEVSGFFAVLAVPPGPPFPEPIHGHKMCAVVWCCTGDLADGRLEETLAVVNDPAPPAFHFTAPMPYPALQSMFDEVIPAGLQWYWRGDFFDSISDGAIEVHGRYGEGLPTDLSTMHLYPVDGAAHRVGRDDTAWAYRDAVWSCVIGGIDPDPANADLVRQWCVDYWADLHGHSMGGSYVNFLGAQESPERVRTTYRGHYDRLAEVKHAYDPDNFFRANQNIPPAAPGSEGASGAW comes from the coding sequence ATGGGCGGCGACAACGGAGCGGCGCTGGAAGGTCTGCGGGAGAAGCTGCGGGGGCCGGTCCTCGCGCCCGGGGACGCGGGGTACGACGACGCCCGCATCGTCTACAACGCCATGATCGACCGGCGTCCGGCCGCCGTGGCCCGGTGCGTGGACGTCGGGGACGTGCGCGCGACGCTGGCCTACGCGCAGGAGACCGGCACGGACCTCGCGGTGCGCGGCGGCGGGCACAGCGGACCGGGCCTGTGCGTGATCGAGGACGGGCTGACGCTGGACCTGTCGCCGATGCGCTGGGTGCGCGTCGACCCGGAGGCCAGGACCGCGCAGGTGGGCGGCGGCACCCGGCTGGGCGACCTCGACCACGCGGCGCACGCCTTCGGCCTCGGCGTGCCGGCGGGCATCATGTCGACCACCGGGGTGGGCGGGCTGACGCTGGGCGGCGGCCACGGGCATCTGACCCGCCGGCACGGACTGACCGTCGACAGCCTGCTGTCGGCCGACGTCGTCCTGGCCGACGGCTCGTTCGTCACCGCCTCCGAGAAGGAGCACCCCGACCTGTTCTGGGCGCTGCGGGGCGGCGGCGGCAACTTCGGCGTGGTCACGGCGTTCACGTTCCGGCTGCACCCCGTGGACACGGTGGGCGCCGGGGTGACGCTGTGGCCGGTCGACCGCACCGCGGAGGTGCTCCGCTGGTACCGGGAGTTCCTGCCCGCCGCGCCCGACGAGGTGAGCGGCTTCTTCGCCGTGCTGGCGGTGCCTCCCGGGCCGCCGTTCCCGGAGCCGATCCACGGGCACAAGATGTGCGCCGTCGTGTGGTGCTGCACGGGCGACCTGGCGGACGGGCGGCTGGAGGAGACGCTCGCCGTGGTGAACGACCCCGCGCCCCCGGCCTTCCACTTCACCGCGCCGATGCCGTACCCGGCGCTCCAGAGCATGTTCGACGAGGTGATCCCCGCGGGGTTGCAGTGGTACTGGCGCGGGGACTTCTTCGACTCGATCTCCGACGGGGCGATCGAGGTGCACGGACGGTACGGCGAGGGCCTGCCCACCGACCTGTCGACGATGCACCTGTACCCGGTGGACGGGGCCGCGCACCGGGTCGGGCGCGACGACACGGCCTGGGCCTACCGGGACGCCGTGTGGTCCTGTGTGATCGGGGGCATCGACCCCGACCCGGCCAACGCCGACCTGGTCCGGCAGTGGTGCGTCGACTACTGGGCCGACCTGCACGGGCATTCCATGGGCGGCTCCTACGTCAACTTCCTGGGCGCGCAGGAGAGCCCGGAGCGGGTGCGGACCACCTACCGGGGGCACTACGACCGGCTGGCCGAGGTCAAACACGCCTACGACCCGGACAACTTCTTCCGCGCGAACCAGAACATCCCGCCCGCCGCGCCCGGGAGCGAGGGGGCGAGCGGGGCCTGGTGA
- a CDS encoding NAD(P)-dependent oxidoreductase, translated as MHVGFIGLGVMGLPMAANLARAGTPLVVANRTPGRCDPLRALGAEVAASPAEVFDRAGTVILMLADETAVDDVLGRGTPAFASRVAGHTVVHMGTTSAEYSAGLRTDIGAAGGRYVEAPVSGSRVPAERGELVGMLAGDADAVAAVRPLLAPLCRETFDCGQVPGALLMKFSVNLFLITQVTGLAEAFHFAERHGLDRRLLSDVLDAGPMASAVSRIKSPKLVERDFSVQAAAADVLKNNRLIAAAAREAGLASPLLDVCHALYGETVAQGHGGEDMAAVLHALESRTETAHPSAHPPGAVTTPSPPPGPTAGTARP; from the coding sequence GTGCACGTCGGATTCATCGGGCTCGGGGTCATGGGCCTGCCCATGGCCGCCAACCTCGCCCGCGCCGGGACGCCGCTCGTCGTGGCGAACCGCACGCCCGGCCGGTGCGATCCGCTGCGCGCGCTGGGCGCCGAGGTCGCGGCGAGCCCCGCCGAGGTCTTCGACCGGGCCGGCACCGTCATCCTGATGCTGGCGGACGAGACGGCGGTGGACGACGTCCTCGGACGCGGCACCCCCGCCTTCGCCTCCCGCGTCGCCGGACACACCGTCGTCCACATGGGCACCACGTCCGCCGAGTACTCGGCCGGCCTGCGTACCGACATCGGGGCGGCGGGCGGCCGCTACGTCGAGGCCCCGGTCTCCGGATCCCGCGTCCCGGCCGAACGCGGTGAACTGGTCGGGATGCTCGCGGGCGACGCCGACGCCGTCGCGGCCGTTCGGCCCCTGCTCGCCCCCCTGTGCCGGGAGACGTTCGACTGCGGCCAGGTCCCGGGCGCGCTGCTGATGAAGTTCTCGGTGAACCTGTTCCTGATCACCCAGGTCACCGGGCTGGCCGAGGCGTTCCACTTCGCCGAACGGCACGGGCTCGACCGGCGGCTGCTGAGCGACGTGCTGGACGCGGGCCCGATGGCCAGCGCCGTGTCCCGGATCAAGAGTCCTAAGCTCGTGGAACGCGACTTCAGCGTGCAGGCCGCCGCCGCGGACGTCCTGAAGAACAACCGGCTGATCGCGGCGGCCGCCCGCGAGGCCGGCCTCGCGTCGCCGCTCCTCGACGTCTGCCACGCCCTGTACGGCGAGACGGTCGCCCAGGGCCACGGGGGCGAGGACATGGCCGCCGTCCTGCACGCCCTGGAGTCCCGGACCGAAACCGCCCACCCGTCCGCACACCCGCCCGGCGCGGTCACGACACCCTCCCCGCCGCCGGGGCCGACAGCCGGGACGGCGAGGCCGTGA
- a CDS encoding sulfite oxidase, translating into MRRRLADVSGPARLAAPGEALGLDELALAARNHGLPLEALRYDVTPPGLHYVLTHYDIPAGIPAAPDDDAWRLTVGGRVRRALSLSPEQLRARPAVVVRTTMECAGNGRALLSPRPVSQPWLVEAVGTADWTGVPLRLLLDEAGVASDAVDVVFTGADHGVERGVEQDYRRALPLDVAMGDAPEVLVAYAMNGAPLPPQHGSPLRLVVPGWYGMAQVKWLRDVEVSDSPFAGFQQSVAYRIRRTPAEPGAPVTLIAPRALLIPPGCPDFMSRTRVVRAGPVPLAGRAWSGRAPVTSVEVSTDGGRTWDAAALEPDHGRRWAWRRWTYAWSAVPGAHVLSARARDGAGNTQPLEQAWNRGGFANNAVQRVPVLCLEPGDDPGGGRAGAL; encoded by the coding sequence ATGAGGCGTCGACTCGCCGACGTGAGCGGGCCCGCCCGGCTGGCCGCGCCGGGCGAGGCCCTCGGGCTGGACGAGCTGGCGCTGGCCGCGCGCAACCACGGCCTGCCGCTGGAGGCCCTGCGCTACGACGTCACACCGCCCGGCCTGCACTACGTGCTCACGCACTACGACATCCCCGCCGGCATTCCCGCCGCGCCGGACGACGACGCCTGGCGGCTGACGGTGGGCGGCCGGGTGCGCCGCGCCCTCAGCCTCTCCCCCGAGCAGCTGCGTGCCCGTCCCGCGGTCGTCGTCCGTACGACGATGGAGTGCGCGGGCAACGGCAGGGCCCTGCTGTCGCCCCGCCCGGTGAGCCAGCCGTGGCTGGTGGAGGCCGTGGGCACCGCGGACTGGACGGGGGTGCCGCTGCGGCTCCTCCTCGACGAGGCCGGGGTCGCGTCCGACGCGGTCGACGTCGTGTTCACGGGCGCGGACCACGGGGTGGAGCGCGGCGTCGAGCAGGACTACCGGCGCGCTCTTCCGCTCGACGTGGCCATGGGCGACGCTCCGGAGGTCCTGGTGGCGTACGCGATGAACGGCGCGCCGCTGCCGCCGCAGCACGGGAGCCCGCTGCGGCTGGTGGTGCCGGGCTGGTACGGCATGGCGCAGGTGAAGTGGCTGCGGGACGTCGAGGTGAGCGACTCTCCCTTCGCCGGTTTCCAGCAGTCCGTCGCCTACCGGATCAGGCGGACGCCCGCCGAGCCGGGCGCGCCCGTCACCCTGATCGCTCCCCGGGCGCTGCTGATCCCGCCGGGCTGCCCCGACTTCATGTCCCGCACCCGCGTGGTGCGCGCGGGGCCGGTCCCGCTGGCGGGCCGTGCCTGGTCGGGACGGGCGCCGGTGACGTCCGTCGAGGTGAGCACGGACGGCGGGCGGACGTGGGACGCGGCCGCACTCGAACCGGACCACGGCCGGCGCTGGGCCTGGCGCCGGTGGACCTACGCGTGGTCGGCCGTCCCCGGCGCCCACGTGCTGAGCGCCCGTGCCCGCGACGGGGCGGGAAACACGCAACCGCTCGAACAGGCCTGGAACCGGGGCGGGTTCGCCAACAACGCGGTCCAGCGCGTGCCGGTGCTGTGCCTGGAACCCGGCGACGATCCCGGCGGCGGTCGGGCCGGCGCCCTCTGA
- a CDS encoding TetR/AcrR family transcriptional regulator: MAVSERGPRERMVFSAAQLIRREGVGATGMREVAAHAGAPRGSLQHYFPGGKEQLVNEAVGWAGRYAGNRVARFLAALPEPTPAALFAQMVRQWTDEYESAGFAGGCPVAAAAVDCAQSTDSTREATAAAFAAWTAPVARALTGLGVPEERSGALATLMISALEGAILIARAERDVRALTTVAAELGPLLDAAVRERP; encoded by the coding sequence ATGGCGGTGTCCGAGCGGGGACCGCGCGAGCGGATGGTGTTCAGCGCCGCCCAGCTGATCCGGCGCGAGGGGGTCGGCGCCACCGGCATGCGCGAGGTCGCCGCCCACGCGGGCGCGCCGCGCGGCTCGCTCCAGCACTACTTCCCCGGCGGCAAGGAACAGCTGGTCAACGAGGCGGTCGGCTGGGCGGGCCGGTACGCGGGCAACCGCGTGGCCCGCTTCCTCGCCGCACTGCCGGAGCCCACGCCGGCCGCGCTGTTCGCGCAGATGGTGCGGCAGTGGACCGACGAGTACGAGTCGGCCGGCTTCGCGGGCGGCTGCCCAGTCGCCGCCGCCGCGGTGGACTGCGCGCAGTCCACCGACTCCACCCGGGAGGCGACGGCCGCCGCGTTCGCCGCCTGGACCGCGCCGGTGGCCCGTGCGCTGACCGGCCTGGGGGTGCCCGAGGAACGGTCCGGCGCGCTCGCCACGCTCATGATCAGCGCCCTGGAGGGGGCGATCCTGATCGCCCGCGCCGAGCGCGACGTCCGCGCCCTGACGACGGTGGCCGCGGAACTGGGCCCTCTCCTGGACGCCGCGGTGCGCGAGCGCCCCTGA
- a CDS encoding ATP-binding protein: protein MDRSALRAVGWARSLPLECTVKTARDWARHHLDTLGWATSAPDTVDAVLLTVSELVTNAHRHAHSDAQLVMTWDSRCLHIAVHDASAELPAPRDPSTDRAGGRGMFLVDALADSWEAHPCPHGKTVTACFSPQHTGA, encoded by the coding sequence ATGGACCGATCAGCGCTGCGGGCAGTCGGATGGGCCCGCTCCCTGCCCCTGGAGTGCACGGTCAAGACGGCCCGCGACTGGGCCCGGCATCACCTCGACACCCTGGGCTGGGCCACCTCCGCTCCGGACACCGTCGACGCCGTGCTGCTGACCGTGTCCGAACTGGTGACCAACGCCCACCGGCACGCGCACAGCGACGCGCAGCTCGTGATGACCTGGGACAGCCGCTGTCTGCACATCGCGGTCCACGACGCGTCGGCCGAGCTGCCCGCCCCCCGCGACCCCAGCACCGACCGCGCCGGGGGACGGGGCATGTTCCTCGTCGACGCGCTGGCCGACAGCTGGGAGGCGCACCCGTGCCCGCACGGCAAGACCGTCACGGCCTGTTTCAGCCCGCAGCACACGGGTGCCTGA